Part of the Quercus robur chromosome 5, dhQueRobu3.1, whole genome shotgun sequence genome, CGAGCTCCATGCACCATTTCTTTTAGATATAAAGGTGTTCTGACTCTATTGGATCAAGTCATAATCTACGCCTTTTACTAGTATACTACTATGGGGAGAGACTAAGCTCTATTTCAGAGATTGGACTCTCTTACTGTGATTAGCCCCTACTAGTAAGAAGCTGTTTCCGAGCCAGGTTCCCTGGATCCACGTGTTCCTAGTCGGGCCTaaatgaatgaatgaagaaGCGCGCCCGGGTAGACTTCCAGAGCTCTTGCTCTGCGTATCCTCCTACTTATTATTCTGGGGGTCATAAAAACATACGAACCGCCTACTCTTTAAAGCTTAAAGCCCTaccattatatttttaaaaatgaaacctTGATGGATTCCCCTTCCTTTTCTATCCTCAGTACTAGAGATGAACGAATTCCATACGTCCGAAATTTAGATCGAAGAATTTTCTTTCTGTTGTTGGTGTTGGAATTTCATGAACGCGGAGCCAAAACGAGAACGAGTTCAGTCGAACAGCGTATATAGTAAATAGAAGTGGAAGAGCGTTTCGTTTAGAGTCGTTTAAAACGAAACGAGCCACCACAGCTGTATGATGCGCaaagattggatttttttttactttttctttgctttggtCGAGAATAGGTCTCCTCCCTTTCCTCCTTCCATACAGAATGAACTCCTTCTTCATGTCCTGTCTTTCATGAATGCGAATTCAGCGAACAGCAATGCTGTTGTTGCTTCTCCTGAAGACCCTTGATCAATAGTAAGGCATGGTAAAAAAAAACTGCCTGTTAAACTTGGTTCAAATCATGATTGGAAAGAGAGAGTGTGTAGGTAGGTATGATTCAAAAAGTAAGAAGGATACACTTATCTCTGACTTCCCGCGCATGCTTACTAAACCTATTCAAATAACAGGTAATCATGCAGCTCGCCAGAATCCTCAAGTCCAGAATTCAGACAGCATGCCATCCGCATTTGAAAGATACTAAGCTACACTTCGTCTTACTCATGCCAGATCCCTCTTCACTCCGAGCCGCCAACGTTCGATATAAAGAAGCTGGTTAGACTTGTCACTTTGTTAAGAATTCCATCACCTGTTCATCAATCTGCACAACTCATATACAAAGGCATCATTACCGTGGGTGCTTCATCGGGGTATAACTCCCTCAGTAAGCCTTTCTCCCATGAAATAAGTTAGCAGAACTTCACAACTCCATGTATCAGTCTTTTTCAATCAAACAGAAACTTCACTGCGAAAGCACGCAACTAAATAAATTTCAAGACTTTTTTTCGAAAAGAAGTTACAAGAGATAACTAAACTAAAAACAACTGAATAGGGGGGCCTAAACTAAACGACGAGCCCAGAAATATCAGTCTTTGTCATTGACTGGCAAGCTTCTCGCCTTCTTGATCCAGCTCCATCAAAAAGCGATCTCACTTTCCATTATGATCGGGACAATCTTGCTGGGTCTCATGTTAACAGAAAGGATCTCCATTGGATAAAGAGGACTTTTTCCCCTGTCCTTTCTTGCTCGGGTTCggttatcaatctttttgttgtCTGTAGTTATTTTGGTATAGTGTAATTAGCAAAGCAAAGGCCTTAGTCTTCGGCCTTTAGTACTCCTACGAGTACTATACTGTAGCCTCCATGGCATGGCTACATAGCATTTTTCTCACTAAGGTAGCAGTGTGGGTTTCCCTACTGCTGGATTGAATCCTTTCTTTGAACTTCCCCCTGACGGTGAACTGAGACCTTCAGACACCTTCCTGTGCCCTTTGAGACCTAGGTGGCACTGCACCTTGCCTTGGAACTGAGTCTTCGGGTTGGCCTTCTGACTTGGTTGGACCTAGGCGAGGACTCTTGAACCTGTTGGGTTGGACGAAGACTCCACCTTTGGTACGGGGGTGACCTTACTACTTTCAAACTAGACCCACTCAGTGGTTCATCTCCTGGCTCTCACGCGGGATTTCATACCAAACCACGAAATCGGTTCAGAGGAAGACAAGCCAATACACGCACTTGCTTTATCTAGTGGGCCGCCCCTATTACGAATTGGGGGAATCGAAGGGCGGTCCACACACGAACTAAGAGAAAGGGGGAAAGCCAGACTAGCCAATCGAATGGACAAAACAAAGCCCGGTCGAAGTCCACCATTCCAATCGGATGAAAATCAGTTCAACGGTTGGTTCCTCAGGCTAGTCTTCTGCTCTCTTTCGGTCTTTTCTTCCGTCACTCCATTCTCGAGCCTCTAGCTAGTCGATTTGAGAAACATTAGGGTCCCTCACGTGAGATGCTTTCAAGGCTCTCTGTTGTTACACTGAACTGGCCATCAAATTGATAGCCTTCGATCTGCTCCGAGGCTGCTGATCCATCTTCTCGCTTAGTTTCTTGGGCAACTTTTCAATCATTGAATTCGACCAGGGAAGAGGTTTCATAACCAGTGAAGACAATTCTGTGTCAATTCTATAGCCATATTTCTTCTGTGCTGCTTTGAGCTTCCATTTCTATTAGCCAGGTATCTGGCTATGGAGGTCTTTCCCTACCCACCGATCTGAGTACCGAAACGATTGTGTAAGAGACTCGGTGCTTCTTTCTCTATGCTATCTTTTATAGGCATTCATTGGTGCATTTCCTTTGTAGGACTGCTCCCCAACCGCTCTTTTTCTACAACCTCTTTTGGAAGAGAATCCGTTGTTTAATCTAATAGGTTGTACGTACCCCAAGCTGAgctaaaagaatgattaaaccTTCGTCCAGGCCTAACTGGAGTGAGTCCTCTTCTACTATCTAGGTATCCCGGTAGTTCGCTAGCAATCTGAGTGAATAAGGGTCCTGTTAACCTCGAAACGAAAGTAGGTAGAAGGAACCCCGCTAACTCTGAGAAGGTATGCTGCCCCGGTAAACCCGAGTTAGTCCGGTAAGCCCGATCGGGATGAGAAAGGTGGACTTGTCCTgccattaattaaattaagaagaAAGCCCGAGGTAACTATCACTAGAATTCCGAACCACCTATCCTAGTAAATAacatcttttttgttttatcgAATCGCTTTCTAACTGCTAACAGAGTAGGTTGGTATTGTTCCTAAATAGAATAGGGCTGGTCCCAGTGCCTCTTTCCTCTGAGCTGGAATAGGGGTAAAAGAACGAAGTTGGCTTCTACTGCGGCCAGGCATAAATAGAGGCATTCCTGGGGTGATTTCCTGCTTCTTCCTGTGGATTCCCTACCCAAAGGGAAAGGTTACGGTACATAGGTACTAAAGCCAAggcctttttttccttctatcgTTCCTATCTATGCGTCTCCCGACTCTAGTTCTATCATTTGAAGGTTCTTCTCGATCTGTTTAGACGCCCTTCCCTATGTAGGTTCTTTGTAGGATTTCAATCTGAGATTCCGACTTTGAAGAGAAGTTCTATCATTCTTGAAGTCCAGAACAGGGTCCCGGTCGATAGAGTTTCCTTCCTTCcttctaattctttcgatctttctTCTTCCTACGTCCCCCTTCTTTTGGAGTTCTTTCCCGCAGTCGGTTCTTGGTCTTTTTCGTATCGAAATGTATCGCCCTTACCTTACACGAGCCCTTGTTCCCTATCGTTCTCCGCCAACAGGCTTAGTTGTAATGGATTCCTTCTGAACGGGATGCTTCTGCCTCCCTGATCGCTTTGGCTTAAATGCTTTTCCTTATCCATATTGCCTTCCACCTTGTCAATGGAATTTCCATAATAAGAAGACTACTGATCGCCTGAACGGTCGTAATACCTCACCTAGCCTTCCATTAGCATTAGGCCTTTCTTCCCTAAGCGCCTTCCCTTCCATTAGATACAGAAGGAATCCCATACCTACCATTCCCTTGATTCCTTGGATACCTGACATTAGATCCCCTTCCAGCAGTGCTTAGATAGGTTTCGCCCATACATATCCCTTTCTTGGCACTTAGGATGCCATGCTTCTTTGAAAAACTTGTCTTTCTAAATGAAAGTGGAAGACTGGACCGTACATTCCGTGGTTCATGGGATTGGGATTGAGACCTTAACTTGGATTGACAGATTCCTTGGTGTGCTTTTAAGGATACCTGACACATTAGATCCCTTCTTATCGACATACCTGCCCTTCTCGCGGAAGCACTACTGTTCACGAGCCCGAGCCCCTATCGTTTCGTTCTCTTAGCACGGATTGATCGGAAGCGAAATCATCAACTTCGGAGTTTTGTAAAGTAAAGGACATAGGGGTTGCTGGTTCGGGCGTGATGGCTCTCGGCTTTCGTGACATTTCTTTATGGCACTGGTACTTGTATCCCGCACTTCTTCTCCTTATCCCGCAGCACCTTCTGTTGTGTAACTTCTCTTTGCAACCTATACCTCTAAAGTAGGGTTCTTGCCTTTCCGAGCTAGTTGGAAGCTATGCATCGTGAACTGCAGCGTTCATTGAACCCTTTCTTCTTGCCTCTGTCCCTCTCTCTGAAAGCTATGGCATCCCACCGATCCTCGCATCGGGTCTGCCTTTTTTCTTTGCTATCAAGGCAAGGCATTCTATGGCCTCTTCCGCCACGTCCAGAAATGGTATGCCACCAAAGATGTTTTCTCCTTAGCCAACCAAATCTGATGGCAATAACCGTCTTAGGATTACTTCTTTTGGGTCCATCAACAGGAAAAACGAGAGCCTTCTAAGGGGGATCCATACTATTGATCAGAAGGAAGAGAGGTTCAGCGCAAGATGTCCCCACAGGTTGATCTGACCCCTTGTTTCGACCTCAATCTCAGGTAGTGGTCGTGCAAGAGACAGGCTATTGTGTTTTCTTTGGCTCATCATTGATCTGTTGGAAAAGCAAGAAACAAGAAACTGTATCCAAGTCCAGCACAGAAGAAGCCGAGTACCGTGCCATGTCTTCTGTTgagtcattttttttctttgcttataGCTTTAGAAGAGTAGTCGCACAGTGAAGTCAAGCGTTAGCAACGTCTTGCCCAAGTGAAAGAAAGACAGGAAGTATATCAGTGATTGAATCCCCGCCTCTACCTCTGTTCGTTCCAAATGTCTCCCCTTCTCTCCAGTCTTTTATGTTTATCATCCCGCCTATCTGGATGAGTATGCCCTCCATACAGACATAGAGAGCTTGCTAGTTTAGAATGAGTGCTTCTATCGGCTTTTCTGAGTTCCGCTTGTGGACTCTCTGTGACTGTCTATTTCGTGACCCGACCAATTGACTCCCGCTCCTGCTATCCCTGCTTCTGTCCTCGCGGAATCTCGATATCGATCTCAATCAACAGGCTCTGGTTCAACTGTCTCCACCTCCGCTACCTAAACTCAATCAAATACAATTGTGGGTGATACTTCAACCGGAACTGGGCCTTACGTGCCACACCAACCCTCCACCTTTACCTATGCCTTCGCATCTAATGCTTTTTTACGATCAACCACCCCCCTTTCCTTTAAAAAGAGTACTTATACCCCGGTCCACTGGATTGTACTGGGAAAGATATCCAACGGGCTATGGATTTGGATCCGAACGACTTCCCCAgaatttctttctcaaaagCCATAGCCTCTTATCCTTCACCCTTACCCTCGCCCCTAACTTCAATAAAAAAGAGCTAGGCGTCGAGTTTCATGTAACTTTAGATTTCGCTTCGCCTTCCCAGTCGCCCTTCGTTCCTAACCCGGCAGCACCAAGTTGTCTGGATCATCTAATCGCCGAGTTGAACTATCGACCACTCACCCATTAAGCCATTCGCGCCAGTAACGAGGTCCTAAATAGTAAGGTCTAAGGGATATCGAAGATCCTCTGAATTAGTTGACACATGTGACGAATTCTTCCCTACCAGACGCCGAAGCAGAagaaacttttaataaaaacttGTGAGCTATTACCACTATCTGATAATCAAATGGTGATTCCGCCTATCTCTTTTACAAATATTGCTTTTTCAACATTGTTACCAATCTATTGCTAACACAGGTATAAAAAGCCTTAACTACCCGTTCATGCCATGTTTGGAGTTTCTACGCACGAATCATAAGTTCTTTGGTTCGTAACGATCAAAATGAACCATCCACAAGATAGAGATAGTACTTAATTAATGCCATGCAAACTATAATGTACGAGTGGATTCCCAGATCAGAAATTCTTTGATTGGGTCCACAAGCCAAATCGAACGCTTACTTTCTCAACCAACCTAATTCGGGCTTACATTCCCATGAAGAAGTTAAGTTATATGATAGAGAGAATGGAACGCCAAATTCATACATCTATTCACTTTTTCTTTCTGCTTACTCATTGATGtaatagagagagagggaattGTCACACATTTATGGTAACTCACCGCTTCATCCGTGTACAAACCATTAAGCCGACCATGGTAATTTGTCCCTTCCATCGATTTTTCAATGCCTAGCACCTACCAAACGCCTACTCAAAACTAAGAAAGAAGGGGAAGGATGGAAGAGTAATAGCAGCATTCCAGCCAGCATACCTTTTTCCGAGCCAAGAATTTGTACATCCTTGAGTTGCCAACCATTCATAGGTTTTTCCTCGTTTTTGGATAGCCAAAAAAAAGCCGAAGATCGGTAATCAATGCCAGGTGAAGCTGGAACCTGAAGGGCTATTGGGTTTCGATCTATGCCCCTCGCTTTTATTTCATCGAAAGGATCAAGTGGCTTTCGATCACGAAATGTCTCTGTCCCTCTCTCCGGTTGCTCAGATGCTACTACGCCTACGCCTGCAACAACTAATAAGGGCCATTTTTCGAACGTTTGGAGAGGCTCACGTATTCTACCTATCTCTATGAATATGAAGGAATTTCAAATGGATTGATCACTAAAAAAGGTGCAGAGTCAAAACGGGATTCAAACCTAACGCTATTGATGAACCGATCCAATGGATCCACTCGTAAGAAGTTCCTATATTCTTTCTGGTGGAATTGGGAAGCATTAATCACAAGCAAGATACAAAGTTACCCCATAGGAAGTATCAAGGGGGTGTTACTAATGGAACTTGTAGGAATAGGCTTACCCTATTGTTTCTTTTATTGCGTTTCATAAGGTGTAAAGTAGCATCAATCTTTCTCActatcctttcttctttctttggaaccggactctctctctttctgggAGAGAGATCAAGGAGCGTATGCTACCGTTGACCCGCCTCTTCCTCCTTTCCAGCTCTGAATCAAATAGAAAATTTCGGACTGAAAATTCTGACTGGAATGATTAAAGAACTGCATCTCATTCCTTCGGGGCCTTATGTCTCGAAAAAGAGTCCCTACTTGTACTCTATGTACTGACTGCCTGCCTCAATGCCCGCTGACGTACTGGTCACGTTACTGAGTTCCTAGAAACGAGAAAGGAATATTTTTAGCCCCAACGACAAAGGAACGGGCATTTTCGGGGACTAGCCCGCTTCCCATTACTCAAGAGGTCAATTCCTCGCACATAATTAAGGGAGCCATTGAAAGGTGACTAAAACACCAGAAACGGGGACTACCCGAGCTAATGATAGAGGCAAGAAAACTTTCCGGCCAAGTCCCATTAATTGATCATAACGATATCGTGGAAATGCTGCACGGacccatatatataaaaacagaaACAGAATCACCTTGATACTAAACCAGATCGAGCCCGGGATCTTCTTGAAAATGGGAAGATCTAGGATAGGCGGCCAACCTCCTGGAGAGAGCGATGTGCATGGACCGGGTGAGTAGGGATGCAGCTCCGTGGACCGCTCGTCGGGCCTAATAGGTGGTGGTATCACACCCTTCTCAAAGGAACCGTACGTGACACTCTCGCGTCATACGGCTCCGTCCCGGAAGAAGGACCCCCCATCTTTCCTTTGACCAACGGGTCCTCGAACCAACCTGTCCCCCCTTTCTTGGTAAGCggtttcttttcattcattcattgaTTGATTCAAGGTAGCTGTAGCTTGCTTCCAAGTCCAAGCGCTAGCGGTAGAAGCTAGTAGCCAGAAGCGAACTTCCGGGCCGGGAAGGAGCCAAAAAACGTGAGCGCCCCTGCAATCTTTCTAAAGCAAGAAGCGCGAAACTTGACTTTGAGAAAGAAGCGCCTTATATTCTAATATTAGTAAAGGCGCCTTAGCCTATCTAAACGTAAGGGGCCTTTTCTTGCTCGTTAGCGCTTTAGTTTTCAATAAGGACATTTAGGCTTTACTAATAGAATATATAGGGCTTTTCCTTTATTAGTATTGCTTTGGCCTCGCCGTCCGTATCGTGCTGGCGCGGAAGCTACCgcaactaaaagaaaaaaaaaaactactactaGACTAGACTAGTAGTTGAGTGCTCCTTGTTGTTCGGATCTTGACCGGGTCCGAGCTTCCCAAGCTCTATGCTGTTGGGGAACTCTGCAAGGGTCTTACCACCTTCTTGATTTACTATATTTGAGTCTTTGGAGTACTTTGGGATTATATTCCGCGCCGAGGATTTGTGCTTGTGGGCTAGGGTGAATATTGCAGACCAGCGGATCTGGTGGTCGACAATCGTTCGGACTTGGTAAAGGTTGTCGCGGCACCTGTAGTAGGACAGAGGACTTATCGCGATGCCCGCGGACCAATTTACGATGTCTCCATCGCTGACGTTCGTCAAGCAGGCCACGTGGATTGGCCAGGGTCTTCTTCGGCTAATGATACCTCGATCCCGAAGCCTTCGAAGTATCTTTTTGATAGGCGCCTCTATCTGTATGGGGAATTCGCTGCTGATAGATCCCGCCCAGTGTCCTCCTCCTTCCCCCGCCGCCTTCCGACTCGCGGGAGTATACAATGGCAACTTCCTAACACTCATGCCTGATCGTGAGACTGCCTCTTGAACGTCCAATGGCGCGTTGCTCTGACCTGAGCTATGCAAGAGCGAGATCCCCCTTGATCCTTGCCGGATGTGCCTGACGGTCCCCCATAATACGCTCACTTGGGGAATTCTTACTCCAGCTGTTCCAAGAATATCCGCTAGTTGAACCCCGTCCAGTAGACTCCCTGTTTCGCTCATCCCCTTCGTCAGCTGTTTGATCGGGATACTATTACCGAGGTTCCTAAATTTGGAATGGATGGCGGAGCGTAGGTGGCAAGCAGTTATATGGATACGGTGCTTTACCCGTAGACGCTTCTCCAGCTCTCGCAAGAATTGTATGGGAGTCGTCCTCGGAGGGACTTCCCGAATGACCGTACCGAGGAATTCTACCGTACTCCGTGCAGCTATTGTTGTTGATCCTGCAGAGCCTACCCAAAGGTTCAGGCCGGATTGTAGGAAATGGGCGATACGTTTTTGTATTTCTATGAGAAGCTCTATGGCACCCACGATTCCCAGTAGTAAGTCGTCGGCATATCGCGCGTAACAAATCCTTATAAAGTAATGGGTTTTTAAGGGGGCCAGCTTACGGGCCAGGCGTCTCTCTGACCTGATAACTAGTCTCGCCTCCCCGCCCAGCTCTATCAGCAGGCCCTTTCTTTTGCAATACTTTATAAGGTCTCTCATGGCCCAATTATTATTACAGCGTTCTCTACCATAGAATTCGGCCTTCGAGGTCAACCCGGCGGCTTCTATGAGGAAGGCGGCGCAAAGGAGGCTCGAGGGCTTGTTAAGGAAGGCGGCAAGGGCCGACGAAGGGGGGAAAACGAAAGACGTTTTCTGGTCTCCCCTGAGCCGGGGGGTGCTTGTGGGGGGGGTGTGCCACGACGAAACAAGGGAATGAAAGGCCGCTTTGCGTTGGAAGCTCTTTACCCTCCCCACAATGATGGCTCTGTTGTCTTGGGGAGCGTTGAAGCTTGCTTCTTCCCCAGAGTTTTCTTGGTCATCAATACGACCTGTCCTTAATAGAACCGATCTGATTCTCTGAACAATCGGAATTTCGTACTTCTGTCGGATCCTCCCTATCTCCTGATCGAGCTTGTGTAGGTAGATGTTGCCTGGTAGGGCCGATAGTAATACACTGTGTGGGACGGAGTAAGGGCCCTTCTCACCTCCTACTGGTCGCCCGGCGGAAAATACTTTCTGAATGGAGTAAAAGAACTTGGGATCGTCGATCTCTTCCTTAAAGATTGGGATGAGTCGATGTCGGTCGATGGTGTGAAAACACTTCCTGATGTCGAATTCCAAAAACCAGCGAGAGGTTCCCCACTCTTCTTTGATCCGTCTTAGGGCCGAGCGGCGGCCTCGACCCGAGCGGAAGTGCGATGTGTCTGGAAACTCGGGATCGTAAATAGATTCGAGTACCATCATGATCGCCTCTTTCATGATCTTTTCTATAGGTAGAACTACTGTGAGCGGTCTAAACTTCAACCCTTATTTCTTTCTTCATATTGTAAAGGGGGGCAAAGCCCGTTTTTTGCTCCCTCTATTGGTAGATCAAAGGCCCTCCTGCCGTCGTTTCAGTGACTCATAGGGCTTCCCTCAGCTCAGTCTTTTTGGTTCTTGAGAATGGTCGCCACCTCTCCCAGGACCGGAATGATTATCCCCGCCCGATGGGTCTACATCCATCCCTGAATGTCGTCGGGTACTGTTCACTTCCCCGCCATTCTTGTAACCGTCACCTGTAATCCGCGCAGGTGTGTCCGCACCCCCCTGAGTGGACGAGAAAGAAAGGATTTCTCGAAGCAACCCCCAGGTTCCAGACCCAGGAGTCAACTTTCCCGTATGAGCATTCGGTACATGTATCAGTCCGTGGAAGGGTGAAAGGGTCACCACTACTGAGGATCTCCCCCCTAATCTTAGATAGGTCGTCGAGGGTTCGCCGCGGTTCATTGCTGTGCTTACACACTAGGCTACCCTTCTCTGAAAGCTCCGCAGGACCACCTACCACTAGTCTTCGGCCGGAGGGGTTTATTGCACAAAAACGCCGGGACGCAGGCTCCCGAAGAGGGAAGCCCAACGAATATCAGATGCAAAGCCCCGCACCTCATTAAGATCATATTGGCAtactctcccaaaaaaaaaagagcagaCCCCATTGAAGACGAGAGTGAGGTACAACAAGGCCATTTCTGTCCACCGCCCTTCTCACGGAGCCGCACGTGGACGTTACCGCTCATACAGCTCCCAGCCAGCAAGCAGTTAGCCTTCCCCTACAAGGAATGGAAGTGTGGATGAATCGACATCAAATAGAGGAATTCGGTTTTTCTTTTCAGCAATACCATGATAAGAGCATCCCTTTCACAAAAACCTACGGATCCTCCCCCCCCCTATCCTGCCACTTCAGGACCTTGTGATCTTTGAGAAGATCATTACGAGCCCTCTCCTCGGGGGAGGGGTTTTTATAGATAGAGAGGTGAGTCGAGGGTAGCCCCCCGCTTGACCGATTTCTCGGAAATCAGAGGAAAATCTCTCATCTGATGACCCTGAACAAGAAGGAGCTGCTCTCGATGTGAGATCAgcagcaaaagaaagaagaggaattggaTGCCCCAGAGCAGCAGCCCCCGGATAAGccttaaaaacacacacacacaacggACCGGgcacaaacaaaagaaacaagaaaaggGCCATGATGATGATCCTATGTTCGTTTTCGCCCTGCCCCGATGATGCGCTCCTTGCTCGCGGAGCTACAtaccagaaaaagaaaaagaatctcTCTATTACTTTACTTTGAGAAGAGAATCGTTGGTTTGACCGACGGACTACGTGGGAAATACGAGATCTAGGCAAGCCGCTACATGTTCTCCCCGCGCCCTTGAACGATAGAAGAACTACTTATCTTCTCTTAGATAGCAGTCGATCGGTTCGCATCTATGGTCAATCAATAGGTCCGCCGCGGATCTATTCTTCTATACGATAAATCGCCATCTCGTAGCACCACCACAACACTGATTCTCGTTATTTTTCCGAGCCCCCCATGCCGTGACTTCGACTTTGAGTATGATGAATGAGTGGAAAGATCTTTATAGAAGTCCCTGTCCAATCCAACCAAAGAGTTAgtatctaataaaaatatatatatatatatttttattagattttagatAAGGGGGAGAACTGCGAGTTTTTTCAGAAAAGACTTGCTGCTCCCCTATCCGAATCCCGCGAGTGACTAAGCGCGAGACGAGCCATAACATAAGGGGCGAATCTACTCTTCGTAGAATCGACCCTAGATATCTTCTTTTTTGGTATATTTGCATCAGGCTTAGCCCCTACCTACTAGTAAGAAGGTGTTCCCGAAAGGGGACGAAACCCGTCTAAGATCCTGTGTGCGGCTTAGTAGCGCGTGAACAGAACAGGTAGCCTAAGCGGAACTCAATATTCAACCAACCTATGatccatttatttaatttaatcaGCTTACTATCAATAAACCATGTGTTAGGTTCTCGTTGCGGGAGATCTTGGAACGTGCCCGTCGTGTGAATGCGCATACAAATAGGGTCACTATTCGCCTACTACTA contains:
- the LOC126725253 gene encoding uncharacterized protein LOC126725253, translating into MKEAIMMVLESIYDPEFPDTSHFRSGRGRRSALRRIKEEWGTSRWFLEFDIRKCFHTIDRHRLIPIFKEEIDDPKFFYSIQKVFSAGRPVGGEKGPYSVPHSVLLSALPGNIYLHKLDQEIGRIRQKYEIPIVQRIRSVLLRTGRIDDQENSGEEASFNAPQDNRAIIVGRVKSFQRKAAFHSLVSSWHTPPTSTPRLRGDQKTSFVFPPSSALAAFLNKPSSLLCAAFLIEAAGLTSKAEFYGRERCNNNWAMRDLIKYCKRKGLLIELGGEARLVIRSERRLARKLAPLKTHYFIRICYARYADDLLLGIVGAIELLIEIQKRIAHFLQSGLNLWVGSAGSTTIAARSTVEFLGTVIREVPPRTTPIQFLRELEKRLRVKHRIHITACHLRSAIHSKFRNLGNSIPIKQLTKGMSETGSLLDGVQLADILGTAGVRIPQVSVLWGTVRHIRQGSRGISLLHSSGQSNAPLDVQEAVSRSGMSVRKLPLYTPASRKAAGEGGGHWAGSISSEFPIQIEAPIKKILRRLRDRGIISRRRPWPIHVACLTNVSDGDIVNWSAGIAISPLSYYRCRDNLYQVRTIVDHQIRWSAIFTLAHKHKSSARNIIPKYSKDSNIVNQEGGKTLAEFPNSIELGKLGPGQDPNNKEHSTTSLV
- the LOC126727875 gene encoding LOW QUALITY PROTEIN: uncharacterized protein LOC126727875 (The sequence of the model RefSeq protein was modified relative to this genomic sequence to represent the inferred CDS: inserted 4 bases in 3 codons); its protein translation is MSSGTVHFPAILVTVTCNPRRCVRTPLSGRERKDFSKQPPXFQTQESTFPYEHSVHVSVRGRVKGSPLLRISPLILDRSSRVRRGSLLCLHTRLPFSESSAGPPTTSLRPEGFIAQKXPGRRLPKREAQRISDAKPRTSLRSYWHTLPKKKEQTPLKTRVRYNKAISVHRPSHGAARGRYRSYSSQPASXVSLPLQGMEVWMNRHQIEEFGFSFQQYHDKSIPFTKTYGSSPPLSCHFRTL